In one Nocardioides sp. NBC_00368 genomic region, the following are encoded:
- the pheT gene encoding phenylalanine--tRNA ligase subunit beta, giving the protein MKAPLSWIKEYVDLPAELGIEEITDRLTALGLKLEAIETSGAGIEGPLVVGQVLTAEKEPQKNGKVINWCSVDVGDANGTGEPQGIVCGAHNFVPGDKVVVILPGGVLPGNFQISARKTYGHMSAGMICSARELGLGEEADGIIVLPADAPAPGTDAREVLGLGEEIIEFEINPDRAYALSMRGVARDAALGFDVPFHDPAQRDTPMANDAGYPVEIEDTDGCDFFVARTITGFDPAAPTPDFIRKRLEAVGVRSISLAVDVTNYVMFELGQPIHAYDRAKLQGPIVVRRANAGEKLETLDGTVRVLDPEDLVVCDDSGPIGLGGVMGGATTEVSESTTDLLIEVAHWEPRSMFRTGRRHKLTSEAGKRNERGTDRLLPPVSAQRVVELLVEHGGGVVEEGVTAVGPTASPATRAPLTEITIATDLPARIIGIDVSVETVVKSLELVGCQVSVEGDSLTAKVPTYRTDLVDPYDLIEEVARIVGYDKVPSVLPRRATGRGLTRAQQLRRRIGRALAGAGLVEVVDFPFVGEADFDRLGLAADDVRRHTVKLANPLSSEEPGYTTTLLPGLLKVAARNVSRGQDGVSLFETATVAFPVDQAAPIYGVDRRPSAEELDKLLAAIPRQPLHLAVVLAGERTRGGWWGSAETASWADAIDVVRRLGAELGVAVEVASATRAPWHPGRCAVVSVDGVEFGHAGELHPNVCKAFGLPARSAAVEIDLDFLISKVPATAAGPVFSTMPVAKEDVALTVSTDVTVAAVEAALREGAGELLETVRLFDVYEGDQVGEGKKSLAFALRFRAADRTLKAEETAAARDAAVAKAAELTGAVQR; this is encoded by the coding sequence GTGAAGGCCCCCCTCTCCTGGATCAAGGAGTACGTCGACCTGCCCGCCGAGCTCGGCATCGAGGAGATCACCGACCGGCTGACCGCGCTCGGCCTCAAGCTGGAGGCGATCGAGACCTCCGGTGCGGGCATCGAGGGCCCGCTCGTGGTGGGCCAGGTCCTCACCGCCGAGAAAGAGCCGCAGAAGAACGGCAAGGTCATCAACTGGTGCTCCGTCGACGTCGGTGACGCCAACGGCACCGGTGAACCGCAGGGCATCGTCTGCGGCGCGCACAACTTCGTGCCCGGCGACAAGGTCGTCGTGATCCTGCCCGGCGGCGTGCTGCCCGGCAACTTCCAGATCTCGGCACGGAAGACCTACGGCCACATGTCGGCCGGGATGATCTGCTCCGCCCGTGAGCTCGGGCTGGGGGAGGAGGCCGACGGCATCATCGTCCTCCCTGCCGACGCTCCCGCGCCCGGGACCGACGCGCGCGAGGTGCTCGGGCTCGGCGAGGAGATCATCGAGTTCGAGATCAACCCCGACCGCGCCTACGCGCTCTCGATGCGTGGCGTCGCGCGCGACGCGGCGCTCGGTTTCGACGTACCGTTCCACGACCCGGCTCAGCGGGACACGCCGATGGCCAACGACGCCGGCTACCCGGTCGAGATCGAGGACACCGACGGGTGCGATTTCTTCGTCGCCCGCACCATCACCGGCTTCGACCCGGCCGCCCCGACGCCCGACTTCATCAGGAAGCGGCTCGAGGCCGTCGGGGTGCGGTCGATCTCCCTGGCCGTCGATGTGACCAACTATGTGATGTTCGAGCTCGGCCAGCCGATCCACGCCTACGACCGCGCCAAGCTTCAGGGCCCGATCGTGGTCCGCCGTGCGAACGCGGGCGAGAAGCTGGAGACGCTCGACGGGACGGTCCGTGTTCTCGACCCCGAGGACCTGGTCGTCTGCGACGACTCCGGCCCGATCGGCCTGGGCGGGGTGATGGGCGGCGCCACGACCGAGGTCTCCGAGTCCACCACCGACCTGCTCATCGAGGTCGCCCACTGGGAGCCGCGCTCGATGTTCCGCACCGGGCGCCGTCACAAGCTGACCTCCGAGGCCGGCAAGCGCAACGAGCGCGGCACCGACCGGCTGCTCCCGCCGGTCTCGGCCCAGCGCGTGGTCGAGCTGCTCGTGGAGCACGGCGGCGGCGTGGTCGAGGAGGGCGTGACCGCGGTCGGCCCCACCGCCTCCCCGGCCACGCGCGCGCCGCTCACGGAGATCACCATCGCCACCGACCTGCCGGCCCGGATCATCGGTATCGACGTGTCCGTCGAGACGGTCGTGAAGTCGCTGGAGCTGGTCGGCTGTCAGGTGAGCGTCGAGGGTGACTCGCTGACCGCGAAGGTGCCGACCTACCGGACCGACCTGGTCGATCCCTACGACCTGATCGAGGAGGTCGCCCGCATCGTCGGCTACGACAAGGTCCCCTCGGTGCTGCCGCGCCGGGCGACCGGCCGTGGCCTGACCCGCGCCCAGCAGCTGCGCCGCCGGATCGGGCGGGCGCTGGCCGGTGCCGGGTTGGTGGAGGTCGTCGACTTCCCGTTCGTGGGTGAGGCCGACTTCGATCGCCTCGGACTGGCCGCCGACGACGTCCGTCGCCACACCGTCAAGCTGGCCAACCCGCTCAGCAGCGAGGAGCCCGGCTACACGACGACCCTTCTGCCCGGGCTGTTGAAGGTGGCTGCCCGCAACGTCTCGCGAGGTCAGGACGGGGTCTCCCTGTTCGAGACCGCCACGGTCGCGTTCCCGGTGGACCAGGCCGCGCCGATCTACGGCGTCGACCGGCGCCCGTCGGCCGAAGAGCTCGACAAGCTCCTCGCCGCGATCCCGCGCCAGCCGCTGCACCTCGCCGTCGTCCTCGCCGGGGAGCGTACGCGGGGAGGCTGGTGGGGCTCGGCGGAGACCGCTTCGTGGGCCGACGCCATCGACGTCGTCCGCCGCCTGGGCGCCGAGCTCGGGGTCGCGGTCGAGGTCGCCTCGGCGACGCGGGCGCCGTGGCACCCGGGTCGCTGCGCGGTCGTCTCCGTCGACGGCGTCGAGTTCGGCCACGCCGGTGAGCTGCACCCGAACGTGTGTAAGGCGTTCGGGCTGCCGGCCCGCTCGGCCGCGGTCGAGATCGACCTCGACTTCCTGATCTCGAAGGTGCCCGCCACCGCTGCCGGCCCGGTCTTCTCGACCATGCCGGTGGCCAAGGAGGACGTCGCGCTGACCGTGTCGACCGACGTCACCGTCGCAGCCGTCGAGGCGGCCCTGCGCGAGGGTGCCGGCGAGCTGCTGGAGACCGTGCGGCTCTTCGACGTCTACGAGGGCGACCAGGTCGGCGAGGGCAAGAAGTCGCTCGCCTTCGCGCTCCGCTTCCGCGCTGCCGACCGCACGCTGAAGGCCGAGGAGACCGCGGCCGCTCGTGACGCGGCGGTCGCGAAGGCGGCCGAGCTGACCGGCGCCGTCCAGCGCTGA
- the narH gene encoding nitrate reductase subunit beta → MRLMAQMAMVMNLDKCIGCHTCSVTCKQAWTNRAGTEYVWFNNVETRPGQGYPRRYEDQERWRGGWTLDRRGNLRLKAGGRVKKLLTIFSSPVQPELDDYYEPWTYDYQTLIDAPLGDDFPVARPKSLITGEDTKITWSANWDDNLGGSMEHGHLDPIVQKIREESNERIRFELEQTFMFYLPRICEHCLNPSCMASCPSGAIYKRAEDGIVLVDQDRCRGWRQCVTGCPYKKIYFNHRSGKAEKCTLCYPRVEVGLPTVCAETCVGRLRYLGLILYDADAVTGAASATSEQDLYAAQLDVILDPKDPQVLAEARRQGIPEDWLEAARRSPVHALIKDYRVALPLHPEYRTMPMVWYVPPLSPVVDLLKEQGHDAEAAPNLFGAIDSLRIPVEYLAELFTAGDTAVVDLVLKKLAAMRAYMRDVTLGRDPDASIPAAVGMSEEEVYEMYRLLGIAKYEERYVIPTAHAEQAHDLEEMGCSLDFDDGPGMYDSGPLGEASGRPVPVAVETYHALKQRQTTDAAASDDTLRGRVNLLNWDGNGTPEGLFPDKHSPERPGTEREARS, encoded by the coding sequence ATGAGACTCATGGCTCAGATGGCGATGGTGATGAACCTCGACAAGTGCATCGGCTGCCACACCTGCTCGGTGACATGCAAGCAGGCCTGGACCAACCGGGCCGGCACCGAGTACGTCTGGTTCAACAACGTCGAGACCCGCCCCGGCCAGGGCTACCCGAGACGCTACGAGGACCAGGAGCGATGGCGCGGCGGCTGGACGCTGGACCGGAGGGGCAACCTGCGCCTCAAGGCCGGCGGACGCGTCAAGAAGCTGCTCACCATCTTCTCCAGCCCCGTCCAGCCCGAGCTCGACGACTACTACGAGCCCTGGACCTACGACTACCAGACCCTCATCGACGCCCCGCTCGGCGACGACTTCCCGGTCGCCCGCCCCAAGAGCCTGATCACCGGCGAGGACACCAAGATCACCTGGTCGGCCAACTGGGACGACAACCTCGGCGGCTCGATGGAGCACGGCCACCTCGACCCGATCGTGCAGAAGATCCGCGAGGAGTCGAACGAGCGGATCAGGTTCGAGCTCGAGCAGACCTTCATGTTCTACCTGCCCCGCATCTGCGAGCACTGCCTCAACCCCTCGTGCATGGCGTCGTGCCCGTCGGGTGCGATCTACAAGCGGGCCGAGGACGGCATCGTCCTCGTCGACCAGGACCGCTGCCGCGGCTGGCGCCAGTGCGTCACCGGGTGCCCCTACAAGAAGATCTACTTCAACCACCGCTCCGGCAAGGCCGAGAAGTGCACGCTCTGCTACCCCCGCGTCGAGGTCGGGCTGCCGACGGTGTGCGCGGAGACCTGCGTCGGCCGGCTGCGCTACCTGGGCCTGATCCTCTACGACGCCGACGCGGTGACCGGCGCGGCCTCGGCCACCTCGGAGCAGGACCTCTACGCCGCCCAGCTCGACGTCATCCTCGATCCGAAGGACCCGCAGGTCCTCGCCGAGGCCAGGAGGCAGGGCATCCCCGAGGACTGGCTGGAGGCCGCCCGCCGCTCGCCGGTCCACGCATTGATCAAGGACTACCGGGTCGCGCTGCCGCTGCATCCGGAGTACCGGACCATGCCGATGGTCTGGTACGTCCCGCCGCTCTCCCCCGTCGTCGACCTGCTCAAGGAGCAGGGTCACGACGCCGAGGCCGCACCCAACCTCTTCGGCGCGATCGACTCCCTGCGGATTCCGGTGGAGTACCTGGCCGAGCTCTTCACCGCCGGCGACACCGCCGTCGTCGACCTCGTGCTCAAGAAGCTGGCGGCCATGCGCGCCTACATGCGCGACGTCACCCTCGGCCGCGACCCGGACGCGTCGATCCCCGCCGCGGTCGGGATGAGCGAGGAGGAGGTCTACGAGATGTACCGCCTGCTCGGCATCGCGAAGTACGAGGAGAGGTACGTCATCCCCACCGCCCACGCCGAGCAGGCCCACGACCTCGAGGAGATGGGCTGCTCGCTCGACTTCGACGACGGGCCCGGAATGTACGATTCCGGCCCTCTCGGCGAGGCCAGCGGACGTCCCGTCCCGGTGGCCGTGGAGACCTACCACGCGCTGAAGCAGCGCCAGACCACCGACGCCGCGGCCTCCGACGACACCCTGCGCGGACGGGTCAACCTGCTCAACTGGGACGGCAACGGGACGCCGGAGGGACTGTTCCCCGACAAGCACAGCCCGGAGAGGCCGGGCACCGAGCGAGAGGCACGGTCATGA
- the pheS gene encoding phenylalanine--tRNA ligase subunit alpha, with protein sequence MSGPNTDYDPVEVTPLKAEEVEAARDAALVAIDAANSLEELKQTRLDHAGDRSPLALANREIGALPPAARKEAGQRVGKARGAVNQALAARQKVLEAEHEARMLVEETVDVTLPTDRVPAGGRHPLTTGAEYIADIFVAMGWEVAEGPLIEAEWLNFDALNLGPDHPARTMQDTFWTEPAENHVVLRTHTSPVQARTMLTREAPIYVVCPGRVFRTDEYDATHSPMFHQVEGLAIDEGISMANLKGTLDHFATQMFGEGIVTRFRPSYFPFTEPSAEVDLTCFVCRGAQVVDAGDGQLVTCRTCKGEGWIEWGGCGIVNPRVLVACGVDPEKYSGFAFGMGIDRTLMFRTGLSDLRTLFEGDVRLTTAFGSEL encoded by the coding sequence ATGTCCGGTCCCAACACCGACTATGACCCGGTAGAGGTCACCCCCTTGAAGGCTGAGGAGGTCGAGGCCGCGCGCGATGCTGCGCTGGTGGCCATCGACGCCGCGAACAGTCTCGAGGAGCTCAAGCAGACACGGCTCGACCACGCCGGCGACCGTTCGCCGCTGGCCCTGGCCAACCGCGAGATCGGCGCACTGCCTCCGGCGGCTCGCAAGGAGGCCGGCCAGCGGGTCGGCAAGGCACGCGGGGCGGTCAACCAGGCGCTCGCGGCGCGGCAGAAGGTGCTCGAGGCCGAGCACGAGGCGCGGATGCTGGTCGAGGAGACCGTCGACGTGACGCTCCCGACCGACCGGGTCCCGGCCGGCGGACGACACCCGCTCACCACGGGCGCCGAATACATCGCCGACATCTTCGTGGCGATGGGTTGGGAGGTCGCCGAGGGCCCGCTCATCGAGGCCGAGTGGCTCAACTTCGACGCGCTCAACCTGGGGCCGGACCACCCTGCTCGCACCATGCAGGACACCTTCTGGACCGAGCCGGCCGAGAACCACGTGGTCCTCCGGACCCACACCAGCCCCGTCCAGGCGCGCACGATGCTGACCCGCGAGGCGCCGATCTACGTGGTGTGCCCCGGCCGCGTCTTCCGCACCGACGAGTACGACGCGACCCACTCGCCGATGTTCCACCAGGTCGAGGGGCTGGCCATCGACGAGGGCATCTCGATGGCGAACCTGAAGGGCACCCTGGACCACTTCGCCACCCAGATGTTCGGCGAGGGCATCGTGACCCGGTTCCGGCCGTCGTACTTCCCCTTCACCGAGCCCTCGGCCGAGGTCGACCTGACCTGCTTCGTCTGCCGTGGCGCGCAGGTCGTCGACGCCGGGGACGGTCAGCTCGTCACCTGCCGCACCTGCAAGGGCGAGGGCTGGATCGAGTGGGGCGGCTGCGGGATCGTGAACCCGCGCGTCCTGGTGGCGTGCGGCGTCGACCCGGAGAAATACAGCGGCTTCGCGTTCGGGATGGGCATCGACCGCACCCTGATGTTCCGCACCGGCCTGTCCGACCTGCGCACCCTCTTCGAGGGTGACGTCCGGCTTACTACTGCTTTCGGGAGTGAACTGTGA
- the narJ gene encoding nitrate reductase molybdenum cofactor assembly chaperone: MKRRTQDWRVVHQVAAWCLGYPDDDLIAKLPLLRSALDEQPASEPVALLRGFVDTLARQDPHALQHVYVELFDLHRRQTLHLSYWRDGDTRRRGESLADFKARLRDGTTKGEGWVVDTHGELPDHLPMVLEYAALADPEGGRRLLIENRSALELIRLSLVERGSAYADVLAAVCATLPGPSARDRQEALAMAQVGPPAESVGLEMLPFPTARPGSAATMMGAR; the protein is encoded by the coding sequence ATGAAGCGGCGTACGCAGGACTGGCGCGTCGTCCACCAGGTCGCCGCCTGGTGCCTCGGCTACCCCGACGACGACCTGATCGCGAAGCTCCCGCTGCTGCGCAGCGCGCTCGACGAGCAGCCCGCCTCCGAGCCGGTCGCCCTGCTGCGCGGCTTCGTGGACACCCTGGCCCGCCAGGACCCGCACGCGCTGCAGCACGTCTATGTCGAGCTGTTCGACCTGCACCGCCGCCAGACGCTGCACCTGTCCTACTGGCGCGACGGTGACACCCGGCGCCGCGGGGAGTCGCTCGCGGACTTCAAGGCACGCCTTCGCGACGGCACCACGAAGGGCGAGGGCTGGGTCGTGGACACCCACGGCGAGCTGCCCGACCACCTGCCGATGGTGCTGGAGTACGCAGCCCTGGCCGATCCCGAGGGCGGGCGTCGGCTGCTCATCGAGAACCGGTCGGCGCTCGAGCTGATCCGGCTCTCCCTGGTCGAGCGCGGGTCGGCGTACGCCGACGTCCTCGCCGCGGTCTGCGCGACCCTCCCCGGGCCGTCGGCACGTGACCGGCAGGAGGCGCTCGCCATGGCGCAGGTCGGACCGCCCGCGGAGTCCGTCGGCCTGGAGATGCTGCCGTTCCCGACCGCTCGCCCGGGATCAGCGGCCACGATGATGGGGGCTCGCTGA
- a CDS encoding nitrate reductase subunit alpha produces the protein MPRVDGPASDLLLKTGRFFTRWDETDDGRAVFREGGRAGDVFYRDRWSHDKVVRSTHGVNCTGSCSWKVYVKDGIITWETQQTDYPSVGPDRPEYEPRGCPRGAAFSWYTYSPTRVRYPYVRGVLLDLFREAKSRTGGDPVEAWADIQSDPARRRRYQQARGKGGLVRASWDEALEIAAAAQVHTIKTHGPDRNIGFSPIPAMSMVSHCVGTRYTQLIGGVMTSFYDWYADLPVASPQVFGDQTDVPESGDWWDSTYLMMWGSNVPVTRTPDAHWMAEVRYRGTKVVTVSPDFADNTKFADEWLPAQAGTDAALAMAMGHVILREFFVERQTPFFEDYVRTYTDLPHLVRLEEKDGAYVPGRFLTAADLGPLLDPLTGETPPEDRWKTVVIDEGSGAPVVPNGSMGFRYADSGKGRWNLDLDGVRPRLTLHGDGEAVELLLPAFTSPDGTGEVLRRGVPATRVGGQLVTTVFDLMLAQYGVGRDGLPGLWPDGYEDPDVPYTPAWQAEITSVPAEACLRIAREFATNAEESRGRSMIILGAGVCQWFHGDTIYRSILSLLILTGCMGRNGGGWAHYVGQEKCRPITGWISLANGLDWSRPPRTMTGTSFWYMHTGQWRNDGYSADSLASPLAEGHLRGHTADVIATSAAKGWMPFYPQFDRSSLDVADEAAKAVTAGYAENPTAYVETALAEGTLRPAIADIDAPSAWPRTLVLWRSNLLGSSAKGNEYFLRTLLGTHHNVLGTENPNTPRPKGVHWHDQPPEGKLDLLVSADFRMTSTTLLSDVVLPAATWYEKHDLSSTDMHPFVHAFTPAIDPPWEARTDFDLFHGLAEKLSDLARKHLGTRKDIVSVPLQHDTPGETPADPGQTRPVIAVVERDYTAIADKLASVGPLADTLGFTVKNITYRVEEQTAKLARQTGVMPSGPAAGRPAIDTDEKLAEAILLLSGTTNGELAVQGFKTLEQRVGKRLADLAEGSEEKRITFAQTQSAPVPVITSPEWSGSETGGRRYAPFTVNIERLKPFHTLTGRMQFYLDHDWLTDIGEAMPLYRPPLDMHRLFGEPRIGPDGAAQVTVRYLTPHSKWSIHSEYQDNLFMLSLSRGGPTVWMSPQDAEAIDVRDNDWVEATNANGVVVARAVVSHRMPEGVVYMHHAQDRTIDVPKSETTGRRGGIHNSATRLLIKPSHLIGGYAQLSYTFNYLGPTGNQRDMVATVRKRSQKVTY, from the coding sequence ATGCCCCGAGTAGACGGCCCGGCTAGCGACCTCCTACTCAAGACAGGTCGCTTCTTCACCAGATGGGACGAGACCGACGACGGTCGCGCGGTCTTCCGCGAGGGCGGCCGGGCCGGTGACGTGTTCTACCGGGACCGTTGGAGCCACGACAAGGTGGTCAGATCCACCCACGGGGTGAACTGCACCGGCTCGTGCTCGTGGAAGGTGTACGTCAAGGACGGCATCATCACCTGGGAGACCCAGCAGACCGACTACCCCTCCGTCGGCCCCGACCGACCGGAGTACGAACCCCGCGGCTGTCCTCGCGGGGCGGCCTTCTCCTGGTACACCTACTCCCCCACGCGCGTCAGGTATCCCTACGTACGCGGTGTGCTCCTCGACCTCTTCCGGGAGGCCAAGAGCCGCACGGGCGGGGACCCGGTGGAGGCCTGGGCCGACATCCAGTCGGACCCTGCGCGCCGCCGCCGCTACCAGCAGGCGCGTGGGAAGGGCGGCCTGGTGCGGGCGAGCTGGGACGAGGCGCTCGAGATCGCCGCCGCCGCACAGGTCCACACCATCAAGACCCACGGCCCCGACCGCAACATCGGCTTCTCGCCGATCCCGGCGATGTCGATGGTCTCCCACTGTGTCGGCACCCGCTACACCCAGCTCATCGGCGGGGTCATGACCAGCTTCTACGACTGGTACGCCGATCTCCCGGTCGCCTCTCCTCAGGTCTTCGGCGACCAGACCGACGTGCCGGAGTCCGGCGACTGGTGGGACTCGACCTACCTGATGATGTGGGGATCGAACGTCCCGGTCACCCGCACCCCCGACGCCCACTGGATGGCCGAGGTCCGCTACCGCGGCACCAAGGTGGTCACGGTCAGTCCCGACTTCGCCGACAACACCAAGTTCGCCGACGAATGGCTGCCCGCCCAGGCCGGCACCGACGCCGCGCTGGCGATGGCCATGGGCCACGTGATCCTGCGCGAGTTCTTCGTCGAGAGGCAGACCCCGTTCTTCGAGGACTACGTCCGCACCTACACCGACCTGCCTCACCTCGTCCGTCTCGAGGAGAAGGACGGAGCGTACGTCCCCGGGAGGTTCCTCACCGCTGCCGACCTCGGCCCTCTCCTCGACCCGCTGACCGGGGAGACACCGCCGGAGGACCGCTGGAAGACCGTGGTCATCGACGAGGGCTCGGGCGCCCCGGTCGTCCCGAACGGCTCGATGGGCTTCCGCTACGCCGACTCCGGGAAGGGCAGGTGGAACCTCGACCTGGACGGCGTACGTCCCCGGCTCACCCTCCACGGAGACGGCGAGGCCGTCGAGCTGCTGCTGCCGGCGTTCACCAGCCCCGACGGCACCGGAGAGGTGCTGCGCCGCGGGGTTCCCGCCACCCGCGTCGGCGGCCAGCTGGTGACGACCGTCTTCGACCTGATGCTGGCGCAGTACGGCGTGGGCCGCGACGGACTGCCCGGCCTGTGGCCGGACGGTTACGAGGACCCGGACGTGCCCTACACCCCGGCCTGGCAGGCGGAGATCACCTCGGTCCCGGCCGAGGCCTGCCTCCGGATCGCCCGGGAGTTCGCCACGAACGCCGAGGAGTCCCGGGGCCGGTCGATGATCATCCTGGGCGCCGGCGTGTGCCAGTGGTTCCACGGCGACACGATCTACCGCTCGATCCTGTCCCTGCTGATCCTGACCGGCTGCATGGGCCGCAACGGCGGCGGCTGGGCGCACTACGTCGGGCAGGAGAAGTGCCGCCCGATCACCGGCTGGATCTCGCTCGCCAACGGCCTCGACTGGTCTCGGCCGCCACGGACGATGACCGGCACCTCGTTCTGGTACATGCACACCGGGCAGTGGCGCAACGACGGCTACAGCGCTGACTCCCTGGCCTCGCCGCTGGCCGAGGGACACCTGCGCGGGCACACCGCCGACGTGATCGCCACCTCCGCGGCCAAGGGCTGGATGCCCTTCTACCCGCAGTTCGACCGCAGCTCGCTCGACGTCGCCGACGAGGCAGCGAAGGCCGTCACCGCCGGATACGCCGAGAATCCCACCGCCTACGTCGAGACCGCCCTGGCCGAGGGCACCCTCCGGCCCGCCATCGCCGACATCGATGCCCCCAGCGCCTGGCCGCGGACGCTGGTGCTGTGGCGTTCGAACCTGCTCGGCTCCTCGGCGAAGGGCAACGAGTACTTCCTGCGCACCCTGCTGGGCACGCACCACAACGTCCTCGGCACCGAGAACCCCAACACCCCACGCCCGAAGGGCGTCCACTGGCACGACCAACCGCCGGAGGGGAAGCTCGATCTGCTCGTCTCGGCCGACTTCCGGATGACCTCGACGACACTGCTCTCCGACGTCGTCCTCCCGGCGGCGACCTGGTACGAGAAGCACGACCTCTCCTCCACCGACATGCACCCGTTCGTGCACGCCTTCACCCCCGCGATCGACCCGCCCTGGGAGGCGCGGACCGACTTCGACCTCTTCCACGGCCTGGCCGAGAAGCTCTCCGACCTCGCCCGCAAGCACCTCGGCACCCGCAAGGACATCGTCAGCGTCCCGCTCCAGCACGACACCCCTGGCGAGACCCCCGCCGACCCCGGCCAGACCCGGCCGGTGATCGCCGTGGTCGAGCGGGACTACACCGCGATCGCCGACAAGCTGGCCTCGGTCGGGCCGCTGGCCGACACCCTGGGCTTCACGGTCAAGAACATCACCTACCGGGTGGAGGAGCAGACCGCGAAGCTGGCCCGGCAGACCGGCGTCATGCCGAGCGGTCCGGCGGCGGGCCGCCCGGCGATCGACACCGACGAGAAGCTGGCCGAGGCGATCCTGCTCCTCTCGGGCACCACCAACGGCGAGCTCGCCGTCCAGGGCTTCAAGACCCTCGAGCAGCGCGTCGGCAAGAGGCTCGCCGACCTCGCCGAGGGCTCGGAGGAGAAGCGGATCACCTTCGCCCAGACGCAGTCCGCCCCGGTGCCGGTGATCACCTCGCCGGAATGGTCCGGATCGGAGACCGGCGGCCGCCGCTATGCCCCGTTCACGGTCAACATCGAGCGTCTCAAGCCGTTCCACACGCTGACCGGGCGGATGCAGTTCTACCTCGACCACGACTGGCTCACCGACATCGGTGAGGCGATGCCGCTCTACCGTCCACCGCTGGACATGCACCGGCTCTTCGGCGAGCCCCGGATCGGCCCGGACGGCGCCGCCCAGGTCACCGTCCGCTACCTGACCCCGCACTCGAAGTGGTCGATCCACTCCGAGTACCAGGACAACCTGTTCATGCTCTCCCTCTCCCGGGGCGGTCCCACCGTCTGGATGTCGCCGCAGGACGCCGAGGCCATCGACGTACGCGACAACGACTGGGTCGAGGCCACCAACGCCAACGGCGTCGTGGTAGCCCGTGCCGTCGTCTCCCACCGGATGCCCGAGGGCGTCGTCTACATGCACCACGCCCAGGACCGCACCATCGACGTACCGAAGTCGGAGACCACCGGCAGACGCGGCGGGATCCACAACTCCGCCACCCGGCTGCTGATCAAGCCCAGCCACCTCATCGGCGGCTACGCCCAACTCTCCTACACGTTCAACTACCTCGGCCCGACCGGCAACCAGCGAGACATGGTCGCCACGGTCCGCAAGCGATCGCAGAAGGTGACCTACTGA
- the narI gene encoding respiratory nitrate reductase subunit gamma: protein MTTASGWDVVLWGVLPYLAIAVLVVGTWWRYRYDKFGWTTRSSQLYESRLLRIGSPLFHFGILVVIVGHAAGLLVPASWTEAMGISEGVYHGNALFWGLIAGVCTLAGLALLVYRRRTTGPVFMATTTNDKVMYVVLVAAIVLGLWTTVVAVADGDQAHDYRETVSPWFRSLFVLRPDVEAMAAAPIQFHVHVLVGLLLFTIWPFTRLVHAFTAPVHYLFRPYIVYRSRDVRPRAGARPERPGWAGTGTFDREAR, encoded by the coding sequence ATGACCACGGCCTCCGGATGGGACGTGGTGCTGTGGGGCGTGCTGCCCTATCTGGCCATCGCCGTCCTCGTCGTCGGTACCTGGTGGCGCTACCGCTACGACAAGTTCGGCTGGACGACGCGGTCCTCGCAGCTCTACGAGTCCCGGCTGCTGCGGATCGGGTCACCGCTGTTCCACTTCGGCATCCTGGTCGTCATCGTCGGCCACGCCGCGGGTCTGCTCGTTCCCGCCTCCTGGACCGAGGCGATGGGGATCTCCGAGGGCGTCTACCACGGCAACGCCCTCTTCTGGGGCCTGATCGCCGGCGTCTGCACCCTGGCGGGCCTGGCGCTGCTGGTCTACCGGCGGCGTACGACCGGGCCGGTCTTCATGGCCACCACCACGAACGACAAGGTCATGTACGTCGTCCTGGTGGCAGCGATCGTGCTGGGTCTGTGGACCACCGTGGTCGCGGTCGCCGACGGAGACCAGGCGCACGACTACCGCGAGACGGTCTCGCCCTGGTTCCGCTCCCTGTTCGTCCTGCGCCCCGACGTGGAGGCGATGGCCGCCGCGCCGATCCAGTTCCACGTCCACGTGCTGGTCGGTCTGCTTCTCTTCACGATCTGGCCGTTCACCCGCCTGGTGCATGCGTTCACCGCGCCGGTGCACTACCTGTTCCGTCCCTACATCGTCTATCGCAGCCGGGACGTACGTCCGCGTGCCGGCGCCCGCCCGGAGCGGCCCGGCTGGGCCGGCACCGGCACCTTCGACCGGGAGGCCCGATGA